In Ailuropoda melanoleuca isolate Jingjing chromosome 7, ASM200744v2, whole genome shotgun sequence, one genomic interval encodes:
- the ALAD gene encoding delta-aminolevulinic acid dehydratase, which yields MQPQSVLHSGYFHPLLRTWQAAATPLSASNLIYPIFVTDVPDDVQPIDSLPGVARYGVNRLEEMLKPLVEEGLRCVLVFGVPSRVPKDERGSAADSEDSPAIEAIRLLRKTFPSLLVACDVCLCPYTSHGHCGLLSKNGAFQAEESRQRLAEVALAYAKAGCQVVAPSDMMDGRVEAIKEALMAHGLGNRVSVMSYSAKFASCFYGPFRDAAQSSPAFGDRRCYQLPPGARGLALRAVARDVREGADMLMVKPGMPYLDIVREVKDKHPELPLAVYHVSGEFAMLWHGARAGAFDLKAAVLEVMTAFRRAGADVIITYYTPQLLQWLKED from the exons ATGCAGCCTCAGTCAGTTCTGCACAGCGGCTACTTCCACCCGCTGCTTCGCACCTGGCAGGCAGCCGCCACGCCCCTCAGTGCCTCCAACCTCATCTACCCCATCTTCGTCAC GGACGTTCCTGATGACGTACAGCCCATCGACAGCCTCCCAGGAGTGGCCAG GTATGGCGTGAACCGGCTGGAAGAAATGCTGAAGCCCCTGGTGGAAGAGGGCCTGCGCTGTGTCCTGGTCTTTGGAGTCCCCAGCAGAGTCCCCAAG GATGAGCGGGGTTCTGCAGCCGACTCCGAGGACTCCCCAGCTATCGAGGCCATCCGCCTGCTACGCAAgaccttccccagcctcctggtGGCCTGTGATGTCTGCTTGTGCCCCTACACCTCTCATGGTCACTGTG GGCTCCTGAGCAAGAATGGGGCATTCCAGGCTGAGGAGAGCCGCCAGCGGCTGGCAGAAGTGGCCCTGGCCTATGCCAAGGCAG gaTGTCAGGTGGTAGCCCCATCGGACATGATGGATGGACGTGTGGAAGCCATCAAGGAGGCTCTGATGGCCCATGGACTTGGCAACAGG GTATCAGTGATGAGCTATAGTGCCAAATTCGCATCCTGTTTCTATGGACCTTTCCG GGATGCGGCTCAGTCCAGCCCAGCTTTCGGAGACCGCCGCTGCTACCAGCTGCCACCCGGAGCACGAGGCCTGGCCCTGCGAGCAGTG GCCCGGGACGTACGGGAAGGAGCCGACATGCTCATGGTGAAGCCAGGAATGCCCTACCTGGACATCGTGCGGGAGGTGAAGGACAAG CACCCTGAGCTCCCTCTTGCTGTGTACCATGTTTCTGGAGAGTTCGCCATGCTGTGGCATGGAGCCCGGGCCGGGGCGTTTGATCTCAAGGCTGCTGTTCTGGAGGTCATGACCGCCTTCCGCCGTGCAG GTGCCGACGTCATCATCACCTACTACACGCCTCAGCTGTTGCAGTGGCTGAAGGAGGACTGA
- the POLE3 gene encoding DNA polymerase epsilon subunit 3 produces MAERPEDLNLPNAVITRIIKEALPDGVNISKEARSAISRAASVFVLYATSCANNFAMKGKRKTLNASDVLSAMEEMEFQRFVTPLKEALEAYRREQKGKKEASEQKKKDKDKKTDAEEQDKSRDEDNDEDEERLEEEEQNEEEEVDN; encoded by the exons ATGGCGGAGAGGCCCGAGGACCTAAACCTGCCCAATGCTGTCATCACCAGGATCATCAAGGAGGCG CTCCCCGACGGTGTCAACATCTCCAAGGAGGCTCGCAGCGCCATCTCCCGCGCCGCTAGCGTCTTCGTGTTGTACGCCACTTCCTG tgccaACAACTTCGCAATGAAAGGGAAACGCAAGACCCTGAATGCCAGTGATGTGCTCTCGGCCATGGAAGAGATGGAGTTCCAGCGGTTCGTTACCCCGTTGAAAGAAGCTCTGGAAG CATATAGGAGAGAGcagaaaggcaaaaaggaagcttcagagcaaaagaagaaggacaaagacaaaaaaacagatgCAGAAGAGCAAGACAAGAGCAGGGATGAGGACAACGATGAAGACGAGGAAAGGCTGgaagaagaagaacagaatgaagaggaggaagtgGACAACTAA